The proteins below come from a single Fusobacterium nucleatum genomic window:
- a CDS encoding OmpA family protein produces MGKRKNSTIMVILFLLVFSLPALAAQTLTTTQMRENSIRINALELKNVDILSSEAPKEITIVLDERSLNFDFDKSNIKPQYYDLLKNIKEFVEQNNYEMTIVGHTDSIGSNAYNFKLSRRRAESVKAKLLEFGLAEDRIVGIEAMGEEQPIATNATKEGRAQNRRVEFKLVQRETVPMPVENK; encoded by the coding sequence ATGGGAAAGAGAAAAAACTCAACAATAATGGTAATATTGTTCTTATTAGTATTTTCTTTACCAGCATTGGCAGCTCAAACCTTAACAACAACTCAAATGCGTGAAAATAGTATAAGAATAAATGCACTTGAATTAAAAAATGTAGATATATTAAGTTCAGAAGCACCAAAAGAAATAACAATAGTATTAGATGAAAGATCATTAAACTTTGATTTTGATAAATCAAATATAAAACCACAATATTATGATTTATTAAAGAATATAAAAGAATTTGTAGAACAAAACAACTATGAAATGACAATAGTTGGACACACTGATTCAATAGGAAGTAATGCATATAACTTTAAACTTTCAAGAAGAAGAGCAGAAAGTGTAAAAGCTAAGTTATTAGAATTTGGATTAGCTGAAGATAGAATAGTTGGAATAGAAGCAATGGGAGAAGAACAACCAATAGCAACTAATGCAACAAAAGAAGGAAGAGCACAAAATAGAAGGGTTGAATTTAAGTTAGTTCAAAGAGAAACTGTACCAATGCCTGTTGAAAATAAATAA
- a CDS encoding autotransporter-associated N-terminal domain-containing protein, giving the protein MGNNNLYKTENTLRSIAKRCKTVKYSLGLAILFLMLGGSAFSEEINNESTQNTILTREEIASSKENLKNSVGNLQSKVDSARAENQKTLKGLRLELIQLMEQGDQVVKSPWASWQFGLNYMYSKWNGAYKGKGDKAEKYVFNGIYRRGNWKVKNAMNIAANNGPTGDPITPGNEDTSSWKDLNSGSSGGITIEKDSSISSGTNGSRSWGLVNLRNLQEPTNEVEILAHVSPKEVTKSKVDLNVVVDTPPTISAPVVNPQVNTPAEPPTVELPEKPNLTIPGEPTLTVNPTINLLTVKKVGNITVSPASVTPVDFVLRPVNTPSAAWLYWGNDYDGRFDNKTTQINNSNDFIMTWGIPSGKVLFKNASVDVNVEDARAFKVDEGRNPNGDEYIYDGGTITLKKTKNAGIDVQGTHRGSLNNIYQTKVYNRGTIKGEASGSGTNEVNRHVAFTFNNFDSSNDTTRTHMINEGKIDLRAPISAGMMLRPEINQKNSNDHGGLNMMMAENKKNISISGRGSVGITVVKNIDNDPFNLDSNKNGGFNRTDYRVIIPKGHQIASRSEEKNKSGILNEGKIDVQGDDSVGVGILNTIQSVVVNGEINIGTKPQNSIYSNRTSGGDATKVEGATGVYTEAATRPVRGREYRYDNDGNETIVARYYDDHGRENENKVIKRTYVDQHGVTKTEYTGVTIGTETVEVGGTVTLGDNAESSYGLRNKTSQVVTKDENGNQANYTTSGSITLTGNGKVYVKGKKNFGAVAEGDKYYREVKKAADQYPERVEEVGRIDIAGLIDVTGQESIGYVLKSGQGTNTGTIKVKGHQDNSATDKDYNGSLGFYGEKGTFTNRGTIEASGKIAHAVVAKNSDMTFNHYGTIEVSSPSDNRGNIAVYSDGFSKVNFYNNSKVYVGDYSVGVHSANKDNFNDTFKNYGTLGIKIGKESTFAYLDGDATTTLKEFFGDSKVNLEEEMGESSSVVYASNEAKAKLDTDYTITKGSNTSTIALLASNKATVSVESGKKLTTNTNVALAAVDGTSTAGSGSTAQNNGTILSTRANDGIGIYSKDKGSKGINAGKITMQGKKAVGMYGKNVTTLENQANKVIETQKEESVGMYGEVDGAGTNKFTVKNAGKINIGEKKSAGIYVKNASTGSNLEENLKIENNGEIDLNNGEELIGIYAPKSTVSKVGKISLTDSVTKSVATYISSGAKITDTSTAEINLGTSGKNIAYYVKNKDTSLGAAAHLGKITGYGVGVYLEGTGGTDIAKLTSTSPVLNFKQSGTEGNGIIGLYLKGSTDISAYNRGITVGDTVFGKYAMGIYAEGQGTSTNKYKINTNITAGKKSVGIFADKDSSNNKSYIEYKGTMTLGEGATGFYVNGEMQLDKNTEGAATINLAGGVVAYVTENSKFYGGKALVNLTKSGIGVYGKKGSTVNVDNWKFKNNGNEAEEVRLEEGQAPITGNKSLNPKMVLTHVINGETYLDSGKTVTSVDDGAIKAEQNIGLMAQGLKAPTVPGITWKEANYEIENYGTIDFSAAKKSTAIYSESARVKNDGTIKVGENSTGIYGIYKDGTRKFEGSGSGAKNKLEITTTTNSKINLGNNSTGMYLVNAQKLDNLGGEIKSTTGATKNVGIYALNGAIGEAAYDKDVNYNILTMNNKANITLSDGSVGIFSRGKGTETADRNIVTNTGNVTVGKSLTDAPSVGIYSENTKLDTDSNVTVGENGIAFYGKHSEITAKGTANFQNKGVLAYLENSKFTSYLGNLSATQNTMMYLKNSEANLAGSGTKVDMTVADNYTGAYIEGTSKLTGIKTVELGKNSSGLFLKNATFTSDIEKITGTKEGAKGLLAIESDLTNNSKINLSGDSSIGIYSNANGKTVTNKGELTLSGKKTLGVFLKGSQTFVNTGNINIADTTSTKDDEKTIGIYTSEGTSNIKHNSGIIEVGQKSIGIYSTTNSAVEMNGGKIHVKDQGIGIYKKDGTLTVKGELDIDAHTATDKNSEPAGVYAEDGANITDNASKITVGAKSYGFILNNEDAGKENVYNSTDTGTVSLGNDSVFLYSSGRAKINNGRNISSNADRLIAFYIKGTNKGKGDFTNNATIDFSNTKGSIGIYAPNGKATNKGKVLVGRTDDIDPMTGKVYTDVSKIVYGIGMAADNGGHIINDNNGEIRVYGNKSIGMYGKGVGTTVENNGKIYLDGSRATATDKIQSMTGVYVDDGAKFINRGDIRTTEAYAGKNGKVNENVSGLVGVAVMNGSTLENHGNIDIDADNSYGVIIRGKRDANGNVERYAVIKNYGNIRVRGRGTYGISWKDVTKADIKALEDQINSKLTSDPKGQELKAATGTDKDYEGIKITIKDGKPTFSRGGKPVPDSEVEKIEKIIGGARSNLGISDVGFYIDTLGRTKPIDIDGAIAPINSQLIIGTEYSELTNRKEWFVKEDVLKPFLRQIHGRNFKLTSLAGSLTWLATPVLDNNGQIRGVAMSKLPYTSFVKKTDNAWNFTDGLEQRYGMNALDSREKKLFNLLNGIGKNEQVILAQAFDEMMGHQYANVQQRVQSTGNILDKEFDYLRDEWQNVSKDSNKIKAFGTRGEYKTDTAGVIDYKNYAYGVVYVHENEDIKLGRGIGWYTGIVHNTFKFKDIGKSKEQMLQAKVGLLKSVPFDDNNSLNWTISGDIFAGYNKMHRKFLVVNEIFNAKSKYYTYGIGIKNELSKEFRLSEDFSVKSYGALKLEYGRVSKIREKTGEVRLEVKHNDYISVKPEVGTQLAYRHYFGDKTLRTSLGVTYENELGKLANGKNKARVVDTAADYFNIRGEKENRKGNVKFDLNVGLDNTRVGVTTNVGYDTKGHNIRGGLGLRVIF; this is encoded by the coding sequence ATGGGAAATAATAATCTATATAAGACTGAAAATACCTTGCGTTCAATAGCAAAAAGATGTAAGACAGTAAAGTACTCACTAGGTTTAGCAATACTATTTTTGATGTTGGGAGGGAGTGCATTTTCAGAAGAAATAAATAATGAAAGCACTCAAAATACAATCCTTACAAGAGAGGAAATAGCTTCATCAAAAGAAAATCTAAAAAATTCAGTAGGAAATCTACAATCAAAAGTAGACTCTGCAAGAGCAGAAAATCAAAAAACATTAAAAGGATTAAGATTAGAATTAATTCAATTAATGGAACAAGGGGATCAAGTGGTAAAATCTCCTTGGGCTTCATGGCAATTTGGATTAAACTATATGTATAGCAAATGGAATGGTGCATATAAGGGTAAAGGGGATAAGGCTGAAAAATATGTTTTTAATGGAATATACAGAAGAGGAAACTGGAAAGTTAAAAATGCAATGAATATTGCAGCAAATAATGGACCAACAGGAGATCCAATTACTCCTGGAAATGAAGATACATCTTCATGGAAAGATTTGAATAGTGGTTCTTCAGGAGGAATAACAATAGAAAAAGATTCTTCAATTAGCTCAGGAACTAATGGTAGTAGAAGTTGGGGATTAGTAAATTTGAGAAATCTTCAAGAGCCTACCAATGAAGTAGAAATACTTGCCCATGTTTCTCCAAAAGAAGTGACAAAAAGTAAGGTAGATTTAAATGTGGTAGTAGATACACCACCAACTATATCAGCACCAGTTGTAAATCCACAAGTAAATACACCAGCAGAACCACCAACTGTTGAATTACCTGAAAAACCTAATTTAACTATTCCTGGTGAACCAACATTAACAGTTAATCCGACTATTAATCTATTAACAGTTAAAAAAGTTGGAAATATAACTGTAAGTCCAGCAAGTGTAACACCAGTGGACTTCGTATTAAGACCTGTTAATACACCAAGTGCTGCTTGGTTATATTGGGGAAATGACTATGATGGACGTTTTGATAATAAAACAACACAAATTAATAATTCAAATGATTTTATTATGACTTGGGGTATTCCTAGTGGAAAAGTTCTTTTTAAAAATGCTAGTGTAGATGTAAATGTAGAAGATGCAAGAGCATTTAAGGTTGATGAAGGAAGAAATCCTAATGGAGATGAATATATCTATGATGGAGGCACTATTACCTTAAAAAAGACAAAGAATGCAGGTATAGATGTTCAAGGAACACATAGGGGAAGTTTGAATAATATATATCAAACTAAGGTATATAATAGAGGAACAATAAAAGGAGAAGCAAGTGGAAGTGGAACTAATGAAGTGAATAGACATGTTGCTTTTACTTTTAACAACTTTGATAGTTCAAATGACACTACTAGGACACATATGATAAATGAAGGAAAAATAGATTTAAGAGCTCCAATAAGTGCTGGAATGATGCTTCGTCCAGAAATAAATCAAAAAAACAGTAATGATCATGGTGGGTTAAACATGATGATGGCTGAAAATAAGAAAAATATATCTATTAGTGGAAGAGGAAGTGTTGGGATTACAGTAGTTAAAAATATAGATAATGATCCATTTAATTTAGATAGTAATAAAAATGGAGGGTTTAATAGAACAGATTATAGAGTAATAATACCAAAAGGGCATCAAATAGCCAGCAGATCAGAAGAGAAAAATAAAAGTGGTATTTTAAATGAAGGTAAGATAGATGTACAAGGTGATGATTCTGTTGGGGTTGGTATTTTAAATACAATACAATCTGTTGTGGTAAATGGTGAGATAAACATTGGAACAAAACCACAAAATTCTATTTATTCAAATAGAACTTCTGGTGGAGATGCAACAAAGGTAGAAGGGGCTACTGGGGTATATACAGAAGCAGCTACTAGACCAGTAAGAGGTAGAGAATATAGATATGATAATGATGGGAATGAAACAATAGTAGCTAGATACTATGATGATCATGGTCGTGAAAATGAAAATAAAGTTATAAAAAGGACATATGTTGATCAGCATGGAGTAACAAAGACTGAATATACAGGAGTAACAATAGGTACAGAAACAGTTGAAGTTGGAGGGACAGTTACATTAGGAGATAATGCAGAAAGTAGCTATGGGCTTAGAAATAAAACAAGTCAAGTAGTTACTAAGGATGAAAATGGTAACCAAGCAAATTACACAACAAGTGGAAGCATCACTTTAACAGGAAATGGAAAAGTTTATGTAAAAGGTAAAAAGAATTTTGGTGCTGTTGCCGAAGGAGATAAGTATTATAGAGAAGTAAAAAAAGCAGCTGATCAATATCCAGAAAGAGTAGAAGAGGTAGGGAGAATTGATATTGCTGGACTAATTGATGTTACAGGGCAAGAATCAATAGGTTATGTTCTAAAATCAGGACAAGGAACTAACACAGGTACAATTAAAGTTAAAGGACATCAAGATAATAGTGCAACTGATAAAGACTACAATGGTAGTTTAGGTTTCTATGGAGAAAAAGGAACATTTACAAATAGGGGAACTATTGAAGCAAGTGGAAAGATAGCTCATGCTGTTGTAGCAAAAAACTCAGATATGACTTTTAATCATTATGGAACAATTGAAGTGTCTTCTCCTAGTGATAATAGAGGAAATATTGCAGTATATTCAGATGGATTTTCAAAAGTAAATTTCTATAATAATTCTAAGGTTTATGTTGGAGATTATTCAGTAGGTGTACACTCTGCTAATAAAGATAATTTTAATGATACTTTTAAAAACTATGGAACTTTAGGAATAAAAATAGGTAAAGAATCAACATTTGCATATTTAGATGGAGATGCAACAACAACTTTAAAAGAATTTTTTGGAGATTCAAAAGTAAATTTAGAAGAAGAAATGGGAGAAAGCTCAAGTGTAGTATATGCTAGTAATGAAGCAAAAGCAAAATTAGATACAGATTATACTATTACCAAGGGAAGCAATACTTCTACTATTGCATTACTAGCTTCAAATAAAGCAACAGTAAGTGTTGAAAGTGGAAAGAAATTAACAACTAATACTAATGTTGCCTTAGCAGCAGTAGATGGAACATCAACAGCAGGTAGTGGTTCAACAGCTCAAAATAATGGAACTATTCTGTCTACAAGAGCTAATGATGGAATAGGAATTTATTCCAAAGATAAAGGAAGTAAAGGGATAAATGCTGGAAAAATAACTATGCAAGGTAAAAAGGCAGTAGGTATGTATGGTAAAAATGTAACTACTCTTGAAAACCAAGCAAATAAAGTAATTGAAACACAAAAAGAAGAATCAGTAGGAATGTATGGTGAAGTTGACGGAGCAGGCACAAATAAATTTACTGTTAAAAATGCTGGAAAAATAAATATTGGTGAGAAAAAATCAGCTGGAATATATGTAAAAAATGCTTCAACAGGATCAAATCTTGAAGAAAATTTAAAAATAGAAAACAATGGTGAAATTGATTTAAATAATGGAGAAGAATTAATAGGAATTTATGCTCCTAAATCTACTGTTTCAAAAGTAGGAAAAATATCATTGACTGATAGTGTAACAAAATCAGTAGCTACATATATTTCTAGTGGAGCTAAAATAACAGACACTTCCACTGCTGAAATTAACTTAGGAACATCTGGAAAAAATATTGCTTACTATGTAAAAAATAAAGATACTTCCTTAGGAGCAGCTGCTCATTTAGGTAAAATTACTGGATATGGAGTTGGAGTATATTTAGAAGGAACAGGAGGAACAGATATAGCTAAATTAACTTCTACTTCTCCAGTACTTAATTTTAAACAAAGTGGAACAGAAGGAAATGGAATTATTGGCTTATATTTAAAAGGAAGTACTGATATATCTGCATATAATCGTGGTATAACTGTTGGAGATACAGTTTTTGGTAAATATGCAATGGGGATTTATGCAGAAGGACAAGGAACTTCTACTAATAAATATAAAATTAATACAAATATTACAGCAGGTAAAAAGAGTGTAGGAATCTTTGCTGATAAAGATAGTTCTAATAATAAAAGTTATATAGAATATAAAGGAACTATGACCCTTGGAGAAGGAGCAACAGGTTTTTATGTAAATGGAGAAATGCAATTAGATAAGAATACAGAAGGAGCAGCAACTATCAACTTGGCAGGTGGAGTTGTAGCTTATGTTACTGAAAATTCTAAATTTTATGGAGGAAAAGCTCTTGTCAATTTGACAAAATCAGGAATAGGAGTTTATGGAAAAAAAGGCTCTACTGTAAATGTAGATAACTGGAAATTTAAAAACAATGGTAATGAAGCAGAAGAAGTTAGGTTGGAAGAAGGACAAGCTCCAATAACTGGAAATAAATCTTTGAATCCTAAAATGGTATTAACTCATGTAATAAATGGTGAAACATATTTAGATTCTGGAAAAACAGTAACTTCTGTTGATGATGGTGCTATTAAAGCAGAGCAAAATATAGGACTTATGGCACAAGGTTTAAAAGCTCCGACTGTTCCAGGAATTACTTGGAAAGAAGCTAACTATGAAATAGAAAACTATGGAACTATTGATTTCTCTGCTGCTAAAAAGTCAACTGCTATTTATTCTGAATCGGCAAGAGTTAAAAATGATGGAACTATCAAAGTTGGAGAAAATTCAACAGGTATCTATGGAATATATAAAGATGGTACAAGAAAATTTGAAGGTTCTGGATCAGGAGCTAAAAATAAATTAGAAATAACTACAACAACAAATTCTAAGATAAATTTAGGGAATAATTCAACAGGCATGTATCTAGTAAATGCTCAAAAACTAGATAATCTTGGAGGAGAAATAAAATCTACTACTGGAGCAACTAAGAATGTTGGTATTTATGCATTAAATGGAGCAATTGGCGAAGCTGCTTATGATAAAGATGTAAATTATAATATTTTAACAATGAACAATAAGGCAAATATTACATTAAGTGATGGTTCAGTGGGTATTTTTAGTAGAGGAAAAGGAACTGAAACAGCTGATAGAAATATTGTAACAAATACAGGAAATGTTACAGTGGGAAAGAGCCTAACAGATGCACCATCAGTTGGTATATATTCTGAAAATACAAAGTTAGATACAGATTCTAATGTTACTGTTGGAGAAAATGGTATAGCTTTTTATGGAAAACATAGTGAAATTACAGCCAAAGGGACAGCTAACTTCCAAAATAAAGGAGTATTAGCATACTTAGAAAATTCTAAATTTACTTCTTATTTGGGAAATTTAAGTGCTACTCAAAATACTATGATGTATTTAAAAAATAGTGAAGCAAACCTAGCTGGAAGTGGAACAAAAGTTGATATGACAGTTGCTGATAATTATACAGGTGCATATATTGAAGGAACTTCAAAATTAACAGGAATTAAAACAGTAGAATTAGGTAAAAATTCTAGTGGACTTTTCTTAAAAAATGCTACTTTTACTTCTGATATAGAAAAAATTACAGGTACAAAAGAAGGAGCAAAAGGGCTTCTTGCAATAGAATCTGATTTAACTAATAACAGTAAAATTAATTTGAGTGGAGATAGCTCTATTGGAATTTATTCTAATGCAAATGGAAAAACTGTTACTAATAAGGGAGAATTAACTTTATCTGGAAAGAAAACATTAGGAGTTTTCTTAAAAGGTAGCCAAACTTTTGTAAATACTGGTAATATAAATATAGCTGACACAACTTCAACAAAAGATGATGAAAAGACAATAGGTATTTATACATCAGAAGGAACATCTAATATTAAACATAATTCTGGAATAATAGAAGTTGGACAAAAATCAATAGGTATCTATTCAACTACTAATTCAGCTGTTGAAATGAATGGTGGGAAAATCCATGTAAAAGATCAAGGAATTGGAATTTATAAAAAAGATGGAACATTGACTGTTAAAGGAGAATTAGATATAGATGCCCATACAGCAACAGATAAGAATAGTGAGCCTGCTGGAGTATATGCAGAAGATGGAGCTAACATAACTGACAATGCTTCTAAGATTACTGTTGGAGCTAAATCTTATGGATTTATCCTAAATAATGAAGATGCAGGAAAAGAAAATGTATATAATAGTACAGATACTGGAACTGTAAGTCTAGGTAACGACAGTGTATTTCTATATTCTAGTGGAAGAGCTAAAATAAATAATGGAAGAAATATTTCTTCTAATGCAGATCGTTTAATAGCTTTCTATATTAAAGGAACTAATAAAGGTAAAGGAGATTTCACAAATAATGCTACTATTGATTTTTCAAATACAAAGGGAAGCATTGGAATCTATGCACCAAATGGAAAAGCAACAAACAAAGGAAAAGTATTAGTTGGAAGAACTGACGATATAGATCCAATGACTGGAAAAGTATATACTGATGTTTCAAAAATTGTTTATGGTATAGGAATGGCTGCTGACAATGGAGGACATATTATAAATGATAATAATGGAGAAATTAGAGTTTATGGGAATAAATCTATTGGTATGTATGGAAAAGGTGTAGGAACTACTGTTGAAAATAATGGAAAAATTTACTTAGATGGAAGTAGAGCAACAGCAACTGATAAAATTCAAAGTATGACAGGAGTATATGTTGATGACGGAGCTAAATTTATAAACAGAGGAGATATCAGAACAACAGAAGCTTATGCAGGTAAAAATGGAAAAGTAAATGAAAATGTAAGTGGACTTGTTGGAGTTGCTGTAATGAATGGATCTACTCTTGAAAACCATGGTAATATTGATATAGATGCAGATAATAGTTATGGTGTTATCATTAGGGGTAAAAGAGATGCTAATGGTAATGTAGAAAGATATGCTGTAATTAAAAACTATGGAAATATTAGAGTAAGAGGTAGAGGAACTTATGGTATAAGCTGGAAAGATGTTACAAAAGCTGATATTAAAGCATTAGAAGATCAAATTAATTCTAAATTAACATCTGATCCAAAAGGACAAGAATTAAAAGCAGCAACAGGAACAGATAAAGATTATGAAGGTATTAAAATTACTATTAAAGATGGAAAACCTACATTCTCAAGAGGTGGAAAACCAGTTCCAGATAGTGAAGTAGAAAAAATAGAAAAAATAATTGGGGGAGCTAGGTCAAATCTTGGTATATCTGATGTAGGTTTCTATATAGATACATTGGGAAGAACTAAACCAATAGATATTGATGGAGCAATAGCACCAATTAATAGCCAATTAATAATTGGAACTGAATATTCAGAGCTTACAAATAGAAAAGAGTGGTTTGTAAAAGAAGATGTATTAAAACCTTTCTTGAGACAAATACATGGAAGAAACTTTAAATTAACATCTCTTGCTGGTTCATTAACTTGGTTAGCAACACCAGTTTTAGATAACAATGGACAAATAAGAGGAGTTGCTATGTCAAAACTTCCTTATACATCATTTGTAAAGAAAACAGATAATGCTTGGAATTTTACAGATGGTTTGGAACAAAGATATGGTATGAATGCACTTGATTCAAGAGAAAAGAAACTATTTAATCTATTAAATGGTATTGGTAAAAATGAACAAGTAATATTAGCTCAAGCCTTTGATGAAATGATGGGACATCAATATGCAAATGTACAACAAAGAGTACAATCAACAGGAAATATCTTAGATAAAGAATTTGATTATTTGAGAGATGAATGGCAAAATGTATCTAAAGATTCAAATAAGATAAAAGCATTTGGAACAAGAGGGGAATACAAAACAGATACTGCTGGTGTAATTGATTATAAGAATTATGCTTATGGTGTAGTTTATGTACATGAAAATGAAGATATCAAACTAGGTAGAGGCATAGGCTGGTATACAGGTATAGTTCATAATACATTTAAGTTTAAAGATATAGGAAAATCAAAAGAACAAATGTTACAAGCAAAAGTTGGATTATTAAAATCAGTGCCATTTGATGATAATAATAGCTTGAATTGGACAATATCAGGAGATATTTTTGCTGGATATAATAAAATGCACAGAAAATTCTTAGTTGTAAATGAAATATTTAATGCTAAATCTAAATATTATACTTATGGAATTGGAATTAAGAATGAATTGAGTAAAGAATTCAGATTAAGTGAAGATTTCAGTGTAAAATCTTATGGAGCATTAAAATTAGAATATGGCAGAGTATCTAAGATAAGAGAAAAAACAGGTGAAGTTAGATTAGAAGTAAAACATAATGATTATATTTCTGTAAAACCAGAAGTTGGAACACAACTTGCTTATAGACATTATTTTGGAGATAAGACATTGAGAACATCACTTGGAGTAACCTATGAAAATGAGTTAGGAAAACTAGCTAATGGAAAAAATAAAGCAAGAGTCGTTGATACAGCAGCAGACTATTTCAATATAAGAGGAGAAAAAGAAAACAGAAAAGGTAATGTAAAATTTGACTTAAATGTAGGACTTGATAATACAAGAGTTGGAGTAACTACAAATGTAGGATATGACACAAAAGGACATAATATAAGAGGAGGATTAGGATTAAGAGTTATATTCTAA
- a CDS encoding adhesion protein FadA, with protein sequence MKAKILLCSMLILGSLSYAAETTPKDSVIQEVMSEVKNIEAEYQALVQKEMERKEEFKQEKATLEKEVQELKERQLGREELYAKLKEDAKIRWHRDEYKKLLKRFDEYYNKLEQKIADKEQQIVELTKLLEVLN encoded by the coding sequence ATGAAAGCAAAGATTTTATTATGCTCAATGCTAATATTAGGTTCATTATCTTATGCAGCTGAAACAACACCAAAAGATTCAGTAATACAAGAAGTAATGAGTGAAGTAAAAAACATTGAAGCAGAATACCAAGCATTAGTACAAAAAGAAATGGAAAGAAAGGAAGAATTTAAACAAGAAAAAGCAACTCTTGAAAAAGAAGTACAAGAGCTAAAAGAAAGACAACTTGGAAGAGAAGAACTTTATGCGAAATTAAAAGAAGATGCAAAAATAAGATGGCATAGAGATGAATACAAAAAGTTGTTAAAAAGATTTGATGAATACTACAACAAACTAGAACAAAAAATTGCTGACAAAGAACAACAAATAGTAGAATTAACAAAATTATTAGAAGTATTAAATTAA
- a CDS encoding FAD-I family protein, whose protein sequence is MKNRILFGTILALLLVGSVSFADDDADKKRLLEEYDKITKEKAKEAEKEAERMAKENLQAAETTEVAVENGEVVATEEEQVAQAPKKARKDMTESERMDVEVQRIKKRMLEINDKIENYNKTNEMIDNLEKNVGELEKKVNY, encoded by the coding sequence ATGAAAAATAGAATATTATTTGGAACAATATTAGCTTTACTTTTAGTAGGTTCAGTTTCATTTGCAGATGATGATGCAGATAAGAAAAGACTACTAGAAGAATATGATAAAATAACAAAAGAAAAAGCAAAAGAAGCAGAAAAAGAAGCCGAAAGAATGGCAAAAGAAAATTTACAAGCAGCAGAAACAACAGAAGTTGCAGTAGAGAATGGAGAAGTTGTTGCAACAGAAGAAGAACAAGTTGCGCAAGCTCCAAAGAAAGCTAGAAAAGATATGACAGAATCTGAAAGAATGGATGTAGAAGTTCAAAGAATCAAAAAAAGAATGTTAGAAATTAATGATAAGATTGAAAACTATAACAAGACAAATGAAATGATAGACAACTTAGAAAAGAATGTTGGGGAATTAGAAAAAAAAGTAAATTACTAA
- a CDS encoding helix-turn-helix domain-containing protein: MKLISDFAERLRMALNFRNMKATELSELTGINKSTISQYLSNEYVAKRDRIELFAKILNVNEAWLTGYDVPMKTNNQDNSIIEGYELSPDELKEYENIKMTTSTLMFNGRPASENDKIELEKILKEFFVKALLKKRADEENDRQKKKRNSKID, from the coding sequence ATGAAATTAATAAGTGATTTTGCAGAAAGGTTACGAATGGCTTTGAATTTTAGGAATATGAAAGCTACTGAATTATCTGAATTGACTGGAATTAATAAATCTACTATCTCACAATATTTATCAAATGAATATGTAGCTAAAAGAGATAGGATAGAGTTATTTGCAAAAATTTTAAATGTGAATGAGGCTTGGCTTACAGGTTATGATGTTCCAATGAAAACAAATAATCAAGATAATTCAATAATAGAAGGATATGAGTTAAGTCCTGATGAATTAAAAGAATATGAAAATATTAAGATGACTACATCAACTTTGATGTTTAATGGTCGCCCTGCCTCTGAAAATGATAAAATAGAATTAGAGAAAATATTGAAAGAATTTTTTGTTAAAGCATTGCTTAAAAAGAGAGCTGATGAAGAAAATGACAGACAAAAGAAAAAAAGAAATTCTAAAATTGATTAA